From the genome of Apodemus sylvaticus chromosome 3, mApoSyl1.1, whole genome shotgun sequence, one region includes:
- the Ncmap gene encoding noncompact myelin-associated protein, translating into MTTATTLGDAVFSLNMTRGEDALYKSSGAIVAAIVVVVIIIVTLVLILLKMYNRRMRTRRELEPKSPKPPVPPSLDPNSSGSQQPATVTFDPADVHVETR; encoded by the exons ATGACCACAGCCACCACTTTGGGGGACGCCGTCTTCTCGCTGAACATGACCAGGGGAGAGGACGCCCTGTATAAGA GTTCTGGAGCCATCGTGGCCGCCATTGTGGTAGTTGTCATCATCATTGTCACCTTGGTGCTGATCCTGCTGAAGATGTACAACAG GAGAATGAGGACCAGGCGGGAGCTGGAGCCCAAGAGCCCAAAGCcacctgtccctccttccctggaCCCAAACAGCAGTGGCAGCCAGCAGCCTGCTACTGTGACCTTCGACCCTGCCGATGTTCATGTGGAGACTCGGTGA